In Spinacia oleracea cultivar Varoflay chromosome 5, BTI_SOV_V1, whole genome shotgun sequence, a single window of DNA contains:
- the LOC130461371 gene encoding uncharacterized protein, translating into MSNSSYHSGGRIVVAWKAGCFTVNIVAASSQFVHCHVTPVSGRKPFYCTFVYSFNDAGMRQDLWRDLLLLNTQEPWIVCGDFNCVMALDERIGAPVRHRDIVDVSNCMHACGMEDIKCVGNLFTWNNKQQGNNRVFSKIDRFMANQAWQTCFPVAEVCFMPEGLFDHSPGLLSVFPRDDGGKKPFKYFTMWKSSNVFSDIVQQAWNTQFIGTKMFILINKMKRVKLALKELNKVGFTDIQAADLRAYQTMVSAQTAMHNNPSDQSFADAELIAIQEYKEKHNAYLAFLSQKAKLSWLKDGDENTSLFHQSIKTRKVQNQVYSIYDMQGEWKDTADGVSKAFLDYYKMLLGSTSDNRTPVNKEVVQQGPVCLDHHKAILNAPYTADEVKKTLFSIPGIKAPGPDGFGSYFYKDAWHIVGDEVIAAILDMLQQGRILMEVNHTVITLIPKTKCPKDVSEFRPISCCNTIYKCITKVLCGRLRQVLPDLIMENQGGFVHGRYIVHNIMVVQDLVRHYGRKGVKPSCLMKIDLQKAYDTIDWQFLQEMLVLLEFPKQFVDMVMQCVTTPMFSLMLNGSMHGFFKSKRGLRQGDPICPLLFVICMEYLSRILNRVSSMHQFQFHPRCKGIGLTHLCFADDLIIYSKGDYQSIYLLLQAFKLFSDTSGLKANQQKSSIYCYGMHESEIQRVVDVSGFSRSMLPFKYLGVPICSKKISVAQCAHLVDKMITRIKIWSSRNLSYTARMQLVNSVLLSLHMYWAQIYVLPKGALQDIVKICRAFLWSGHAFSHKPSNIAWDKVYSDKHTGGLGSRDVQKWNIAFMGKYVLALVKKQDNVWIRWINSVYLKDGDWWEYQPGSTASWYWKQVCNTKEQLKQFFTCADFDNMPHYSVKQVYEKLLGDKPRVHWDKMVWNRLNVPKHRFICWLAVQSKLQTTDKLTKIGISQSASCLICGLDDETHQHLFFQCQYNKQIIIAVHQWIGFSIHGNLVQLVRKAGQSKASKFRKQVYFAAVGAAVYLIWRCRNTSFWDNSIPTVSQSMKDLKQMVKSRIQVVLPKHVSKRDSEWFTNL; encoded by the exons ATGAG CAACTCTAGCTATCACTCTGGTGGTAGGATAGTTGTAGCCTGGAAGGCTGGTTGCTTCACAGTTAACATTGTTGCTGCATCCAGTCAGTTTGTTCATTGCCATGTTACTCCTGTAAGTGGTAGGAAACCCTTTTATTGCacctttgtttattcttttaatgATGCTGGTATGAGACAAGATCTATGGAGGGATTTGTTGTTGCTTAACACTCAAGAACCCTGGATTGTGTGTGGGGATTTCAACTGTGTTATGGCATTAGATGAGAGAATTGGAGCTCCTGTCAGACATAGAGATATTGTGGATGTGAGCAACTGTATGCATGCTTGTGGTATGGAGGACATAAAGTGTGTGGGTAATCTTTTCACCTGGAACAACAAGCAACAAGGTAACAACAGGGTTTTTTCAAAAATTGATAGATTTATGGCTAATCAAGCTTGGCAAACTTGCTTTCCTGTTGCTGAGGTATGTTTTATGCCAGAAGGACTTTTTGATCACTCTCCTGGTCTTCTTTCTGTGTTTCCCAGAGATGATGGAGGGAAGAAACCATTTAAGTATTTTACTATGTGGAAGTCCTCAAATGTGTTTTCTGACATTGTCCAGCAGGCTTGGAATACTCAGTTTATTGGCactaaaatgttcattttgaTTAATAAAATGAAAAGAGTTAAACTGGCTCTTAAAGAGTTGAATAAAGTAGGTTTTACAGATATTCAAGCAGCAGATTTGAGAGCTTATCAGACTATGGTGAGTGCACAAACTGCAATGCATAATAATCCTTCTGATCAAAGTTTTGCAGATGCAGAGTTGATTGCAATACAGGAGTATAAGGAGAAACATAATGCTTATTTGGCTTTCCTCAGTCAGAAAGCAAAATTATCTTGGCTTAAAGATGGAGATGAGAATACTTCTCTTTTTCATCAGAGTATCAAGACTAGAAAAGTTCAGAACCAAGTGTATAGCATTTATGATATGCAAGGAGAATGGAAAGATACAGCTGATGGGGTGTCCAAAGCTTTTTTGGATTATTATAAAATGCTCCTAGGTAGTACTTCTGATAACAGAACACCAGTAAACAAGGAGGTGGTGCAGCAGGGGCCAGTCTGTTTGGATCATCATAAAGCTATACTCAATGCTCCTTATACAGCAGATGAAGTTAAGAAGACTCTTTTCTCTATTCCAGGTATTAAAGCTCCTGGTCCAGATGGTTTTGGCTCTTATTTTTACAAAGATGCTTGGCATATTGTTGGGGATGAAGTCATTGCAGCCATTCTTGATATGTTACAGCAAGGAAGAATCTTGATGGAGGTGAACCACACTGTGATTACTCTTATCCCCAAGACTAAATGTCCAAAGGATGTGAGTGAGTTCAGGCCAATTTCTTGTTGCAACACCATTTATAAGTGCATAACAAAAGTTTTGTGTGGGAGATTAAGACAAGTTCTTCCTGATCTCATCATGGAAAATCAAGGAGGTTTTGTTCATGGGAGATACATAGTTCATAATATTATGGTTGTGCAAGATTTAGTCAGGCATTATGGGAGGAAAGGGGTTAAGCCTAGCTGCCTTATGAAGATTGATCTTCAAAAAGCCTATGATACTATTGATTGGCAGTTCTTACAGGAGATGCTGGTTCTTTTGGAATTCCCAAAGCAGTTTGTTGATATGGTTATGCAATGTGTTACTACTCCCATGTTTTCTTTGATGCTGAATGGTTCTATGCATGGGTTTTTTAAATCCAAGAGAGGTTTGAGGCAAGGAGACCCTATCTGTCCTCTGTTATTTGTCATTTGCATGGAATATTTGTCTAGAATTCTGAATAGAGTGAGCTCTATGCATCAGTTCCAGTTTCATCCAAGGTGTAAGGGGATTGGTCTTACTCACTTATGCTTTGCTGATGATCTGATTATCTATAGCAAGGGAGATTATCAGTCTATTTATTTGTtgcttcaagctttcaagttgttTTCTGATACTTCTGGCTTAAAGGCAAACCAACAAAAGTCTTCTATCTACTGTTATGGCATGCATGAATCTGAAATTCAGAGGGTAGTAGATGTTTCTGGTTTTTCTAGAAGTATGTTGCCATTCAAATATTTGGGGGTCCCTATATGTTCTAAGAAGATCTCTGTGGCTCAGTGTGCTCATTTGGTGGATAAGATGATCACTAGGATAAAAATTTGGAGTTCTAGGAATTTATCCTATACAGCAAGAATGCAGCTTGTTAATTCAGTTTTACTGAGTTTGCACATGTATTGGGCACAAATTTATGTGCTTCCAAAAGGTGCTCTTCAAGATATAGTGAAGATCTGTAGAGCCTTCCTATGGAGTGGCCATGCTTTCAGTCATAAACCAAGCAACATAGCTTGGGATAAAGTCTATAGTGACAAGCACACTGGGGGGTTGGGGTCTAGAGATGTTCAGAAGTGGAATATTGCTTTTATGGGGAAATATGTTTTGGCTTTAGTCAAGAAGCAGGATAATGTGTGGATTAGGTGGATTAATTCAGTCTACTTAAAGGATGGGGATTGGTGGGAGTATCAGCCTGGTTCTACTGCTAGCTGGTACTGGAAGCAAGTGTGCAATACAAAGGAGCAGCTCAAACAGTTCTTTACTTGTGCAGATTTTGATAACATGCCTCATTATTCAGTGAAACAAGTGTATGAGAAACTCCTAGGGGACAAGCCAAGGGTGCATTGGGACAAAATGGTTTGGAATAGGCTGAATGTTCCAAAACATAGATTCATTTGCTGGTTGGCTGTTCAATCGAAGCTCCAGACTACAGACAAACTAACAAAGATAGGCATTAGTCAATCTGCTAGTTGCTTGATTTGTGGCTTGGATGATGAGACTCATCAGCATCTCTTTTTTCAGTGCCAGTATAATAAGCAAATTATTATAGCAGTACATCAGTGGATAGGTTTCTCTATTCATGGAAATTTGGTTCAGTTAGTCAGGAAAGCTGGACAAAGTAAAGCTTCAAAGTTCAGGAAGCAGGTGTATTTTGCAGCTGTTGGTGCTGCTGTCTACCTGATCTGGAGGTGTAGAAACACAAGTTTTTGGGATAACTCCATTCCCACTGTCAGTCAGAGTATGAAGGATTTGAAGCAAATGGTCAAGAGCAGAATTCAGGTTGTTCTGCCAAAGCATGTAAGCAAGAGAGATAGTGAATGGTTCACAAATTTGTAA